The Oncorhynchus mykiss isolate Arlee chromosome Y, USDA_OmykA_1.1, whole genome shotgun sequence genomic sequence CTCATTAAGAAAGTGCACACAGTAGAGTAGATGGTAGACAGACGAAGTAGCTGTTCCCTCTGAGATCGTCTACATTGCGGTCAACAACTGCAAACAAACTGATCAGACCTACAAACCATCCTAATTACTACTCATTATGATTAGATCAGTCAGTCCGCAGCCGCCGGCAGCAACGTAGGCGATCTCAAACACGCACTACGTGTAGTAATCTAGCTTGCCACCGATGGTCTTGCAGCCCTTGCCGGAGAAGATCTTCTCACTCTTGGGGAAATAGACCAAGTCTCTGGCCATCTGGTCAACCACGTCCTGGTCAGGCTTCAGGCCCTTGGCGGACATCTCTGCCATGCCACACAGCAGCACGTGTCTGTACTCCAGAGGCAGGAAGGGGACAAAGAAGTCAACTAGGTTCTTGTCTATGAGACTGGTGTGCCACAACCCACCTAcacagggaaagggagggagggggggacacAGTCATAAGATGGGCAAGAAGAAGCTACCACCAATTGCTTACCCAATCCTCTCAGATGTACACAAGTGCCTAGGGGGCAAGGAAAGTCAAAATGGGCAGGGGCAAGAAAGGCAGATGGACAGAATATAGACATCACAGGTCATCTTTGTATTGAAGGTAGGAAAAGTCACCAATAACATCCCCAGTCTTCAAACCCCAGCTGTAGTAACAAAGTAGAAAATCCTGACCTTAGAGAAACATGTGatctgtttcaggaaactaggcgtatgtcgcgggtcactacttcacatgaGAGCCATTTGAAagtaatatatttatttatttattttttggcagaaatgccttctggaacatgtgaactttcatgtgccttaataaaaatgttatgccatctgtaaatatgaatacaattgttaaattacgagcctagttggtttagccacagaaaaagcagcaaccttcccgctagccatgattgtgttgctctccactctggaggacagagttttgaaatcattagattatgatagctaaggagatgcaGAAAACACcggtctccggattacatcttcgaactaagggcaaccatggcatccgtgacagggagaaGTGTCCAACCATGATGTATAAAGGTAAGATAGACCAGCTAGCTACATATTCAGACATtgcacgtttctaattttgacaaagtcgttttcatttcaagttaaagtgtactgttagctagctggctggctcgctagctaacatgtATGATCTCATTATTTTGTatttcagagccatttgcttggttAGTTATTGCCCAATGTTagatagctaacattgaacctggttggttagctgccTGCAGATTCAttcagggtagtaacgtcatgagttgggattatagttaattgtttagctagctagctacatgtccaaacaaaatactccactatgcaagtgcCCATTTTAATAAAATGTCACTGCCACaactgttagccagttagcttggatgTTTGACCACTGTTAGGACTGAATGCTCAGATCAAACCTTAAAGAGATTGGTGaagctaaagcttaagagggtgtgaacaatgctgaatggttGTAGACAAAGAACTCTCCAGTATGTACCAAAACATTccaaggccattttctcaaaagtgaggttacaagtttatcaaattTCAAAGCATagttactttcccattgttcctcaaatgcagtgtatgatatacaattttgtagctctgtgtctctgctttcaATGTAAAAGAACAGTATGAATAGAGTTACCAAAGTGCATAAGTTAGGCTTCAGCCCTAAAGAAGGACAGCAAAGAGGTGGCTTACTCTTCTTGTTGTTGAACACGGACAGGGAGAGAGCTGGTTCTAAGTGTTGCAATTGTATCTCCTCTCGGTCTCGACCTTCTTTCCAGAAGTCCAGGGCCACCTGCGTGATGTGCTCTCCTCCAGCGTTGCTATGGAGATGAGCAAAACAAACTAGTAGATATTAAAGttaccatttcctggttgctaaaactaatagtttgcctaatttcagttggTTTACACTATACTAGCTTATATTGTCacaatcattgtaccatctaaaccactgtgaaatatattttctacaACTAATAATATTGTCGTTTCAGCTGTtcgaagctggtgtacaaaactgaaagtaagaaacaaaaacaaaacttgTGAATTGGAAGCATAGAAAGTAATCACttaacagatctaccgcttcttagacatGCTTTCAAGTAGAATTATAggtctataactcacatttctatgtgaatttggtcaggtcgcccataAAAGTTGCATATTGCCACTTTAAGCTGGGTCCAACGATCTTTTTCTTCCTCACTGGTCCAGACATGGGGTAGTTTATAAATGCATTAGGTTCATGTGTGGTGATTTTATTTGCTAAATAGAAAAAGCTGAAGTAACTGAACTTTAGTTTTGGGAGCCGTATCTGATTCACAGCTGACGCTTAGGTAAGTAAAAGCATGGTTGCTACAACGAGTCGTTAAGTTGAGTGAAAGATAGGATCATGGATGTCTAATATATTTGGACTGTAAatccagtttaaaaaaatacaaaagtatcCAAAAACACTACATGAATTCTTAAAAATCACACACTGCTATTCTGTCTGCCCTACCTGAGGAAGATGAAGATGGCTTGCCGGTAGGAGACCCCGTCCAGATTTTCGTAGTAATCCAAGTAGGGCTTTATACAGTCGATCAGGCCAGGGTGCATCTTGTCCATCTCGTCAAAGATGAACATGGAACGTGGGCAGTTGGTGACGTTGCCTTTGACCCACTGCTGCAGCTGGGACTGAGGGATGGTCACAGCAGTAAAAACACAGACTTATCTACAGCAGTGAAGATATATTTTGCggatatgctgtaagatatatatttttttaaacgcagatatgcagtaccagtcaaaagtttgttcacacctactcattcaaggctcttctttatttttactatttcctacattgtagaatactagtgaagatatcaaaactatgaatgaacacatatggaatcatgcagtaaccaaaaaaagtgtctaaatatatttgagaatcttcaaagtagccttgatgacagctttgcacactcttggaattctcacAACCAgccttttttaatttatttttattttacctttatttaactaggcaagtcagttaagaacaaattcttattttcaatgacggcctaggaacagtgggttaactgccttgttcaggggcagaacaacagatttgtaccttgtcagctcggggatttgaacttgcaacctttcggttactagctctaaccactaggctaccctgccgccccagcagtcacctggaatgcatttcaattaacaggtgtgccttgttacaagtaaatgtctttccttcttaatatgtttgatccaatcagttgtgttgtgacatggtaggggtggcatacagaagatggtattttaccaaattgggctaagtccatattatggcaagaacaggtgaaataagaaaagagaaacagtccatcattactttaagacatgaaggtcagtaaatccGGAAAacgtcaagaactttgaaagtttcttcaagtgcggttgcaaaaaccatcaagcgctatgatgaaactggctttcattaagactgccacaggacaggaaaacccagagttacctctgctgcagaggataatttcattatagttaacagcctcagaaattgcagcccaaataaatgttcagaggagact encodes the following:
- the LOC110509584 gene encoding torsin-1A isoform X1 — encoded protein: MRPFFLLGFLLSNVTATAAIEPISTSIAVGMAAALTGFLATYQNVFYYFHECCRPEWISFNRTGLEVALDRKLFGQHVASRVIQKAVTGFMNNKNPKKPLVLSLHGWTGTGKNFVSQLIAENLYKEGMASSFIHQFVSTAHFPHLSQIENYKSQLQQWVKGNVTNCPRSMFIFDEMDKMHPGLIDCIKPYLDYYENLDGVSYRQAIFIFLSNAGGEHITQVALDFWKEGRDREEIQLQHLEPALSLSVFNNKKSGLWHTSLIDKNLVDFFVPFLPLEYRHVLLCGMAEMSAKGLKPDQDVVDQMARDLVYFPKSEKIFSGKGCKTIGGKLDYYT
- the LOC110509584 gene encoding torsin-1A isoform X2 — encoded protein: MKATYKAYFVYYVLISSVFVNAFEPISTTFVVGLGVAAVGRKIYNYVYESCDSKWIAFNSTGLEVALDRKLFGQHVASRVIQKAVTGFMNNKNPKKPLVLSLHGWTGTGKNFVSQLIAENLYKEGMASSFIHQFVSTAHFPHLSQIENYKSQLQQWVKGNVTNCPRSMFIFDEMDKMHPGLIDCIKPYLDYYENLDGVSYRQAIFIFLSNAGGEHITQVALDFWKEGRDREEIQLQHLEPALSLSVFNNKKSGLWHTSLIDKNLVDFFVPFLPLEYRHVLLCGMAEMSAKGLKPDQDVVDQMARDLVYFPKSEKIFSGKGCKTIGGKLDYYT